The genomic stretch GGGACGCTGGGTCTCATCCGTGGTGACTATTTTGCTCACGCCTCACCCTCTTCCTGTCCAGCAAAGCCTCTGGAGGACCTGGGTTGGGTGGCTCCTGCCAAACCCTCATGCCCCTGGCCAGGCAGGCGCCCTTTGCCCTCCCTGAGGGTCCAATCTCCTGGGCACTGTGGCAGGGCTGGGGTGTGTGCCTGCCGTACATGAAGCCCCTGGAGTTCCCtgcaggcctcaaagcccccagGACATGCTGCTCTGTGCTTTCTGGGGACAGAGAGGCCGAGGCACCAACAGCAGTGGCCACGTCTGTTCCATCCTATCTCAGGGCCTCGGTTTCCCCACCTGTAAGCCAGGGTGAGACTGTGGGCTCTGAAGTCCTGACCTTCACTCTGTGGTGATTTACGGGAAGAAAGACAATCCCAGCCGGGAGCCCCTGAGCTCTCCTGGGTGGCCGAGCTCAGACTGGCATCGAGGGGCCTGGGGTAGGGGCGGACTGAGCTGCTCCCCCGTCCTTGACATCCCTTTAGGGCAGGGGGACTCTGGGTGCCATGGTAGGGAGCGCCTGTGTCAAGCAGCAAAGCCCCCTAATGTCAAGAGCCTCCTCCAGGGCCTGCCACGGCATCTTCCTGGCCAGCAACATGTGTGCACCCACCGAGGTACGCCCCAGCCCCTCCCGTCTGTGCCCATCAGGGACTCCCCATAGCACGAGCGAACAGCCAGCCCTGTTTATTTATAGGCCTTTTCAGGAAAAGCTAGCAGGGCAGTGCTAAGACAGGAAACCCAGTCCACATTTTAGGGCTTCCTTAAAACAGGCTTCTAAGAGtcgtatcttttttcttttttttccagaaaaaaacaaaacaaaacttttttgcCAAAACACCTCCTCAATAAACAACATGTAAACAGAAACAGCTGCTTCAGTCTCTACAAACATCTCATTGTGGCTTCGAGGGCTTGTCTGTGGCAGGCAGCAGGGAGGGTGGGCAGGGGCCATTCTCCTCCTCTTCGGGGGCGTCCTGGGGGTAGACCACGAAACACAGCTCCTGGCCCCAGTGTGTCATGGACTCTGAGGACAGATAGATGGACCTTGGGGCCTGACCTCTCGGGATAGGGGTGACCCCCAGCTCCGGACACCTCCCCTTGGGCAGGGGTCTTCAGGGAGCTGCTCCGTCGGTACCCGTGGTTCTGGAAACTTTGGGTACATCTTGGGAAGAGACATTTGGTGGCGGCTGGGCCCTGTGTTCCCACCTCAGCTGCTAGGACACCCTGCTCTGGGGTGAGCCTCTAAGAGGGAGGTCTGGTCTCCAGGCCCCGGCCCCCTGTGCTGGGTGACCTGCAGCTGCCCGGCTCACCTGTGAGTCTGTGCACACACTTTGGTTTGCTTCTCCAGAGCACTCCCAGAAAGAAAATGGGCACCCCCGTAAGGATGATGATGACGCCGACCCCACAGACCATAGGCTCTGAGATGAAGCTGAAGACCAGCAGGAAGGCCCAGAAGACCAAGTACGCCATGGGGATGAGAAGGTTCACCTGGGGAAGGGGGAGCAGAAACACCGATGGTGCAGGGCCTCCAGCTGTCTGTACCCCCGACCCCTGGGGGTCTGGGGAAttttcctcccttccctgggAGCTGAGGCCTGAAAGGCAATTGCACCCACTACACCCCCTCGTGGCGACAGCCCAGTGTGTTGGAGGCCAATTCATGGGTCAGGCCGTTGGCGagttttgctgaggatttttcaAAGTCTCAGCGGCACCGAGCTCCACGCAGCGGTTGCGTGTGGACTTGAGGCTTGCACTTGGCTGGAGGTCAGTGATTTTTTGGTGTTTCACATTTCAGACACTGAGCACTTCTCCACTTAAGGATTTATACACACATGGAGGGCTTTGCTTTTAGCTCAGGCTATGGTCTTGTTTTTGTGTGGGCTCATGGAATCCTGGCAGCCTTTGTGACCTTGAACAGTTCCTGAGtctcattttctttaatttttttatttttttttgagacagggtctccctctgtcacccaggttggagtacagtggccctagcaccgctcactgcagcctcaacctcctgggctcaagcgatcctcccatttcagcctcccaagtagctgggaccacaggtgcgcaccaccacaccaggataacccttttatttttaactttttgcagaGAGGaagtctcgttatgttgcccaggctggtctcaaactcctgggctccagcaatcctcccacctcggcctcccaaagtgctggaataggcatgagcccctgtgcccagtcctgagcctcattttccccatctgtacACTGGGAGCATTCAAAGCTCTGTCCTCATGGGGCTGCTATGAGGAATGGCTGCCTCAGTGCACAGAGAGCCCTGAGCAGGGCCCAACACTCCACAAAAGCTGGCACCTCCCATCCCACCTGCCCCTGGTGCCCACTGTGGATGCAGGGGTGGCTCTGGCAGCACCCGGCACAAGGCCAGCCATCCCAGGGCCTCACCTTGATGGGCCTGTGGAGCGCAGGCCGCCTCCAGCGCAGCAGCAGCAGGCCCAGGATGGTGACGCCGTAGCAGAGGTAGTTGATGAAGGACACATAGTTGATGAGCGTGTACGTGTCGCCCACGAGCATGATGATGGCTGTGGCCCCGCACTGGGAGAGGACCTGGGGCTGACGGCTGGCCCCTAGCCTGCCTCCTGACGCCCCTGCAGGATGAGCCctggccccacccccaacccccgccctGGAATGGCTCACCCCTGCCATTACCCGGAAGGTCCTGCATTGCCGGGTAGCCCTGCCTCCACGCCCTGCCTGGCCCAGGTACCCCAACTTACACAGACGAGGAGGGCGGGGATGGGGGTGCAGTGTCTGACGTGGATCATGGCCAGCAGGCTGGGCAGGTGCCCCTCGCGGGCTCCAGAGAAGCACAGCCTAGCATTGGGGACAGAGATGGGCACTGGCCACATCCTGGGTCTCAGCTTTGGACCTGATGTCCCTCTTAAGCTGTCGCCTCTGACCTCCTGCTCCGGGCCCAGCAGCCCCACTGGACAGTTCTCCCCCTCATCCAGCCTGCCTCCCTCTTGCTTTCTTTGCCTCCCAGTTGTGATCAGACACTTGTTACCGTGTGGGATCATCATCCCAGCTTCAGGCAGACCCCTCCCCCTGGCAGGTGTCCCTTCCTCTGGCCCACGGCATGACTGGCGCACACCTGCACCCCAGCCTTCCCTCCCCATGCCCACGTCTCCCCAGTGCAGTCACCTGGAGTAGGTGAACAGGTAGCCATTGATCCCTCCGAAGGTTGACAGAGCCACGGAGACGGGCATGACCCAAGAAAAGTAGCCCAGCAGCTTCTCCCCGAAGGTCTGGGTGGGCACAGTAGAGAGGCCGTGTGTAAGGCCGGGGCAGGGACCTGGGCAGGAGCCAGGGACCGAGCAAGGGCCCACTCACCACAGCCACCGCATTGGAGGAGAGCAGCTCCTGGGGGGACATGGCCGTGAAGTAGGCAATGTTGGTGAACGTGTACACGAAGGTCACCAGTGGGATGGAGATGAAGATGGCGCGAGGTAGGTTCCTGGGGATAGGCAGTGGAGTGCGTCAGCGTCAGCTCCTGAGGGTGCAGGAACCCCGAGACCCAGCCACGAGAGCAGCTCATAGTCTCCATCTCTTGTGTCTGCTGGGGATGTTGGGGCAGGAAAGGGGGCAGCATTGCTGCCCGAGACACAGGGACCCTGTTgtctgccctgccccacccccacctggaCACAGGCTGGTAGGatgggagatgggggaggggccCCATCACATCCTGAGGACAGGATCTGATGTCTGTGCAGAAAGATAAAATCGCATACAGCCAAAATCAGCCTGGAAAATTCCCCAAAATGGCCCCAGAGCCCAGTCCACAGACCCAGAGTCTTCCTGGAACTTTCCAGTCCCAGCTCGCTCAGCTGCAAAGGTTCACTGTCGAGATCCCTGGCTGAGCATCAGACGCAGTCATTGGCTTCATTTGTAGGGACCATATTGTGTGCATATGCATAATTTTAGGCCAAATGCAAATCTCTGGATCTATTTACAGCAGGATGATGATATTCAGCCTTTCTGAGGCCCTGCAAGGGGCTGTGACGTGTCCATAGCCAGAGAGAACAGGGCCAGGCTAGAATGCAAGCCCCCCGGCTTTCTTCCCAGGGCCATTTTTGCAGGGcaacaggcgtgggccaccgagGACCAGCCTGAGCCTTGGGTGGCAGTGGGGCTGGGCGGAGAGGCTGCCTGTCCCACCAGAGGGCCTGGCTGCTTCCCAGGGCCTAGTCAGGGGCCCCACTCACTTTCGGGCGTCAACCATCTCCTCGGTGACATAGTTGAGGAAGTTCCAGCCACTGAAGGCGAAGGAGCCCTGGAGGAAGGCCAGGGCCAGGTGTCCCACGGAGGGCGTCATCCAGAAAGCAAAGGCATTGCTGGGCCTCAGCTCCTTGAAGTGTCCTGGAGGCCCAGAAGTCGGGGGTCAGCACCATCTCCCCAGCCCGGCCCTTACCCCGACTCGGCCCTACCTTGGAAGATCTGGAGAAGGCCCACGCCGATGATGAGGGACAAGGCCAGCAGCTTCCCGCCTGTGAACATGTCCTGGATGCGCGTGGCCCAGCGCACACTGGAGCTGTTCACCCATGTCAGGAGCACTGCAGAGGGAAGGTGGGGGTGGGCGCCGAGGCCGGGACCTTTCACAGTGGACCATGGCCAAGTCCAGCCCAGGCGGCCCGAGAATGGCATCCCCTATAGCAGCTGGAATTTTCTGAAGGGAAATCTCACCCCTCTGTCCTCCCGCTCAGGGCAGGATGGGGCCCGGGCAGGCGGCTGATCTGGGGACAGTGGGCCAAAGGGGATGCTTACTCAGGCAGGCCATGGACAGCACCCGGGAGGCTGCGGTGGGGGGGATGCAGTTGGGGAACACGGGCTGCAGCACGTAGTTGGAGAAGGTCATGGAGATGACAGCAAGGCTGGTGGGGTACATGATGAGGACGGCGCTCCAGAGCAGCAGAAAGCTGGAAGGAGCAGGGGTGGGAGTGGCTCAAGCTGCCCACAGCCCTTCCCGGCCAACCTGGCCCTGATGTGTGCAGCAGGGCTGCCCTGGGCCTGGCACCCGGGGGCTGGCGAGGCTGCCAGAGGCCAGCACCGGTCCAGGGAGGCAGGGTTGACCTTGTTGAGGTCTTGCGGCTGCATTGATAGAGTGTTTTAACAGAGAAGGTGTTACACGTACTTAAACATTGACAAGGCTGCTGTGGGGCAGGCGCTGGGAACAACATAGGCACCAAacgcttttcttttcttttttcttttttttttttgagacggagtcttgctctgtcacccaggctggagtgcagtggcatgatctcggctcactgcaacctccacctctcgggttcacgccattcttctgcctcagtttcccaagtggctgggactacaggcgcctgccaccatgcctggcaaattttttgtatttttagtagagacggagtttcaccgtgttagccaggatggtctcgatctcctgacctcgtgatccacccgcctcggcctcccaaagtgttgggattacaggcgtgagccactgcgcccagccaccaaACGCTTTTCTAATAACAACTAGGCCCCCCATTGGATGGAGGCTGTCTCCTGAGCCAGGGTCCCTGTCCCCAGACCTCTCGGCTTCAGCCCTGGCTCTCGCAGAGTACTGTGGCTGAAGATGGGTGACTCTGAGCTGTGTTCCCCCTGAGGGAGACCTATGGGGTGCAGAGACTAGACCTTACCAAGAGCCCTAGCTGGGGGTGGAGAGTGATGGATGCCCCTTCTACCTAAATCTTGCCTCTGCAGGGCACCCAGACTGTGAGTCTGACCTGTTCTCAGGGGCTTTCCTGCACCCAGGGGCGGGTCTGCCCTTGGGGGTGGTCCTAGCCCCTGGCCAGCCCTCCAGGGAGAGGACTGCCTCATCGGGGACATCAGCCATCTCTGGATCACCTGCCCCTTGCTCTGCACAACCATCCCTGCTGGGCTTCTGGGACATTCTAGCTCCATGGCCCTCCTCCCCTGCCAGGCATCCCCTCTGCCCATCCCCGCATGTTCCGTGCCCAGGGATGAGGTCCTGACGTCCTCTCCAGGCCCGAAGCATGATTATTCTGCTTTCTTGGGTCCCAGCCCCTTTGAGGACCCTCTCCCCAGAGGAGACTGCCACAGATGCACCCACAGCAGCGTGCAAGCCCTGGCAGGTCTCCCCATCCAAGGCTGCCCAGTTAAGGGTCCCTGGCCCATATCCCTCAGAACCAAACTTTGTAAATTTCAGCCCAGACTTTTCCTCTGAGCCCCAGACCATCTAGGAGCCTCTCAGTAGGGAAGTGGGTGCCACCTCCGCTGCACCCACCTCTCCCTCTGCTATGCTGGCTGCCCTATCCTCTCGAATCAGGCTCCTAAATGATTTTAGAATCTGCCTGTACCTTTGCAGCTCTTGGCACAATGCAGCTGGACAAATACAACAGCTTCAATCCCCTGATGCTCTTCAAGCCCCGGCGCCTGCCGTAAACCCAACCTGACCTCACCTCTAGCTACAGCAGACTCCCTGCGCTCACCTGGGCCACCACACCCTCTGTTCACACTTCCCCCATCCTGGGATGCTTTCCTCACTGGTCAGCTAGGCCAGGTGGGGAAAATCTTCTTCCTCCCAGCCTCAGGGCAAGCATTGCTTTCCTGGGAGTCCTCCCTAGATGGCGCACACCGTTCTCTTTGCTGTGTAGCTGCTGCCTCTTGTACACACTCTCAAAGCAAGGCTCATCCAGGCCTTAATCCCATTTAAGGGGCTGCTTCCTCTCTGTTCTGTGAGCAGCTTGAGTACAGGGACAGACCTTTCTATcactgcctccccacccccaggctcacagtaggtgctcagcaaatattCCCTGGTGAACGAAGGAAGGATAGCAGGGTGCTATGGAAAGGAGacctctggctgggtgcagtgcctcactcctgtaatcctagcacttgggaggctgaggcgggtggatcacctgaggtcaggagttcaagaccagcctggccaacatggtgaaaccccgtctctactaaaaatacaaaaaaattagccaggcgtggtggcgggcgcctataatcccagctactcgggaggctgaggcagaagaatcacttgaacctgggaggcagaggttgcagtgagctgagatcacgccattgcactccagcctgggcaacagagcgagaatctgtctccaaaaaaaaaaaaaaaaggaccttaTGCAGGGTATATGGTAAGAATATCACACTTCCTTCCTTGCTCCTCATGCAACATATGGGTTTACCAAAATTGAGGCCCCTCCTCGCCTGGGCACTCACATTACCTAGGGTTTTCAGACAGTAAGAATCCCCCCTCCTTAAGTACAAGGCAGGGGGTGGGGTTCAGAGGGACCTCTATTTAAAAGGAGATCCAGAGAGGCCCAGGGGCCTGCAGGAGTGCCCAGCACACATCAGTGGGGTGGAGTGGGCCTCAGTTCCACCTGCCCTGTCCTCAGAAGGCTGTCTAGCACCCCCACGCCTTCTCTCCATCCAGCCCCCACACCTTCTCTCCATCCACCCCTACGACCTCCCTAGGAAGCTGGAAGCAGGAGTGGAAACTGACGCCAGGGCTCATTTGGCCATCCCATTCCCAAGAGGGTGTCCCCCTGCCCGCCGGTGCCCCACACTCACCCAGCCAGGCCCCCGAAGATCTCTGTGACGTAGGCGTAGTCCCCGCCAGACTTGGGGATGGCGACTCCCAGCTCTGCATAGCAGAGGGAGCCCAGAGCCGTCACGCCCCCACCCAGGACCCAGACGAACAGGGCCAGACCCACGGAGCCTGAGTGCTCCAGGACCCCCTTGGGCGAGATGAAGATGCCCGAGCCGATGATGTTCCCTGCGGGGGGAGAGATGGGGAGGCATCAGGCCTGGGGTCCCCTTCGCAGCCCGGCCTTCTGTGTGGGGATCTGCCTGCGGCCAGGAGGAAGACAGCCCGGggtgcttcctggaggaggaggaggcaggaggtgggCTGGAGGTGTTGAATGCCACTGGCCCCCAAGCCCAGCAAATGCCATTCTGGGCTCATCATCTGCCCCTTCCTCAGTCCCTCACATAGGAAATGGCACCTCGTTCAGCTGGCCAGGCCCCTCTGCCAGAGACAGGCCCTGTTTGACTTTCTCAGCCCTCCATTGCCCCCATGAGGCGGGGCCAGCAAAGTGAGGAGGCTGAACCACCTGAGCGACGGCAGACGGTGGCTCCCCAGGCACCCCACAAGGCCCATGCTCAGCCCTCCCGTCTACCTCAGAGCCCCCGGCGTATCAGCCTGCAGCCACTTGTCCTGCCTCCATCCAGCCCGCTGGCCAGAGCTGGCCCCTAACACAGGACTTCAACCACTCTCCTGCCACTTTCCCACCGGCCAAAGTCCAGACTCATGGAGTGGCTCAGGAAGTAGCATCTCCTCCATGAAGCCCTCCTTGACCACATCAGGTTTGGGCTTCTCTTCCTACttcaatttcctttcctttctcctttcctttcctttctcttttccccttcccttccctttccttccctccacttcctggattcaagcaattctcctgcctcagccttccaagtagttagaattacaggcatgagccaccacgcctggctaatattttttgtatttttttagtagagatggggtttcaccctgtggatcaggctggtctcgaactcctgactgcaagtgatccacccgcctcggcctcccaaagtgctgggattacaggcatgagtcactgtgcccggcttctttctttcatttagacagggtctcgctctgccaccctggctggagtgcagtggtgcgatcataacttactgcagcctgggactcctgggctcaagagattctcccacgtcagtctccctagtagctgggactccaggtgtatTACCacacccaggttttttttttttttactttttgtagagacagggtctcactatattgcctaggctggtctccaattcctgggctcaagtgaccctccctgcttggcttcccaaagtgctaggattacaggtgagtgccaccacacctggctaatcaaAAAAAAGTTGTAGAGTTgaggggtcccactatgttgctgaggctggtctcgaactcctgggctcaattgaccacccacttcggcctcccgaagtgctgggattacaggccagagccactgtgcccagcccctctgcTTTCTGACATGATGGGAAACATTCAGAGGGGCCAATTATGGTCTGCAGAGTAGGTTCCCAGGATGAGCAAGACTCTGAGTGCCTGCTGAGCCCTGAGCTCCGCAAAGA from Pan paniscus chromosome 20, NHGRI_mPanPan1-v2.0_pri, whole genome shotgun sequence encodes the following:
- the SLC7A10 gene encoding asc-type amino acid transporter 1 isoform X2, with translation MAGHTQQPSGRGNPKPAPSPSPVPGPVPGASERVALKKEIGLLSACTIIIGNIIGSGIFISPKGVLEHSGSVGLALFVWVLGGGVTALGSLCYAELGVAIPKSGGDYAYVTEIFGGLAGFLLLWSAVLIMYPTSLAVISMTFSNYVLQPVFPNCIPPTAASRVLSMACLMLLTWVNSSSVRWATRIQDMFTGGKLLALSLIIGVGLLQIFQGHFKELRPSNAFAFWMTPSVGHLALAFLQGSFAFSGWNFLNYVTEEMVDARKNLPRAIFISIPLVTFVYTFTNIAYFTAMSPQELLSSNAVAVTFGEKLLGYFSWVMPVSVALSTFGGINGYLFTYSRLCFSGAREGHLPSLLAMIHVRHCTPIPALLVCLHLRAYGLWGRRHHHPYGGAHFLSGSALEKQTKVCAQTHRVHDTLGPGAVFRGLPPGRPRRGGEWPLPTLPAACHRQALEATMRCL
- the SLC7A10 gene encoding asc-type amino acid transporter 1 isoform X1; this encodes MAGHTQQPSGRGNPKPAPSPSPVPGPVPGASERVALKKEIGLLSACTIIIGNIIGSGIFISPKGVLEHSGSVGLALFVWVLGGGVTALGSLCYAELGVAIPKSGGDYAYVTEIFGGLAGFLLLWSAVLIMYPTSLAVISMTFSNYVLQPVFPNCIPPTAASRVLSMACLMLLTWVNSSSVRWATRIQDMFTGGKLLALSLIIGVGLLQIFQGHFKELRPSNAFAFWMTPSVGHLALAFLQGSFAFSGWNFLNYVTEEMVDARKNLPRAIFISIPLVTFVYTFTNIAYFTAMSPQELLSSNAVAVTFGEKLLGYFSWVMPVSVALSTFGGINGYLFTYSRLCFSGAREGHLPSLLAMIHVRHCTPIPALLVCCGATAIIMLVGDTYTLINYVSFINYLCYGVTILGLLLLRWRRPALHRPIKVNLLIPMAYLVFWAFLLVFSFISEPMVCGVGVIIILTGVPIFFLGVLWRSKPKCVHRLTESMTHWGQELCFVVYPQDAPEEEENGPCPPSLLPATDKPSKPQ